TCCTCGCTGGTGGCGGACTGCTGTTCCGCGGCGGTGGCGATGGAGCGAACTTGGTCCGCGGCCTGTTCGGCCAGGGCCAGGATTTCCTGCAGGACCTCGCCGGAGGTGTTGGCCCGGGCCGTGGCCTCGGCAACCGCGGCGGCGGCCTTGTCCATGCCTTCGATATTGGTTCTGGTTCCCTGCTGAATGTCTGAGATGGCTTGTCCGACCTCCTTGGTGGCGTTCATGGTCTTCTCAGCCAACTTGCGCACCTCGTCGGCCACCACGGCGAAGCCGCGTCCGGCGTCCCCGGCTCGGGCCGCCTCGATGGCCGCGTTCAAGGCCAGGAGGTTGGTCTGGTCCGCGATGTCCTCGATCACGGTCATGATCCGCCCGATCTGGTCCGCCTGTTGTCCCAGCCGACCGAGGTTGGACTTCAGTTCTTCGGACTGCTGCTGGACTTTGTTGATGGCCGCCACGGATTCGTCCACCACTTTCGCGCCCTCCAGGGCCTTGGTCCGGGACAGGTCCGAGGCCTCGGCGGCCTGGGAAGCGTTTCTGGCCACTTCCAGGACCGTGGCGTTCATTTCCTCCATGGCCGTTGCCGTCTCACCGGTCCGGTCCCGCTGCTGCTCCGCGCCCCGGCTGGCCTGCTCCACTTGGGCCGCCAACTCTTCGGCGGCCGAGGCCATGGAGTTGGAGACCTGGGTGGCCTGTGATGCCGCCTGGGAGATGATCTCGTTTTGCTCGCAGATTTCAGCTTCCTTGGTTTTCAGGGCGGTCATGTCCACGTAGAGGCAGAAGCCGCCGATGCAGACGCCGTCCAGGTCATACAAGGGGCAGACGTTGGCCAGGACGTGGCGCACTCCGCCTTTGTGTCCGGTAATGGTCACCTCCAGATTGCGAAAGACCTCGCCGGTCTTGATGGCTTTGCCTACAGCGGTCTGGCGTGAGGGGTCGTTATAGAAGATTTCCGCCAGAGTCCGGCCAAGCTGCTTTTTCGGGGAGCCGTCGATCTGGACCATGTCCAGGCAGGCTTGGTTCGTAAACAAGGCCCGTTCCTTGGTGTCCACCAGCAGAAACGGCGTAGGCAGTCCTTCGATAATCCCCTTGCTCAGACCCTTTTCGTGTTTTAAGGCATGGGACACGGCCTCCAGGGCCGTGAACAGGCTTGGCAGGCTTTTCGCTCCCCGGGTGGACTCCAAAGTGTCCTTCTGAAAATTCTCTTCCGCGAGATCTTTCAGCACGGCGGATGCCTCGGCCAGCGCGTGGTTCTGGAGCATCAGCGGCGTCCCCACGACGGCCAAGGCGACAAGACCGGCCACGGCTGAAATAATGGTTCCGTTGAGTCCGGAAGCGCCGAGCAGAAACGTGGCGAGCACGGTGCCGACAATGACAAGGATGCCGATCGCAAGGGCTGGAACGGCAAATTTTGAAGTGTCCATCAGACCTGCCTCCTTGGCTGTCTGGGTTGAGTGG
The nucleotide sequence above comes from Desulfonatronum sp. SC1. Encoded proteins:
- a CDS encoding methyl-accepting chemotaxis protein, with amino-acid sequence MDTSKFAVPALAIGILVIVGTVLATFLLGASGLNGTIISAVAGLVALAVVGTPLMLQNHALAEASAVLKDLAEENFQKDTLESTRGAKSLPSLFTALEAVSHALKHEKGLSKGIIEGLPTPFLLVDTKERALFTNQACLDMVQIDGSPKKQLGRTLAEIFYNDPSRQTAVGKAIKTGEVFRNLEVTITGHKGGVRHVLANVCPLYDLDGVCIGGFCLYVDMTALKTKEAEICEQNEIISQAASQATQVSNSMASAAEELAAQVEQASRGAEQQRDRTGETATAMEEMNATVLEVARNASQAAEASDLSRTKALEGAKVVDESVAAINKVQQQSEELKSNLGRLGQQADQIGRIMTVIEDIADQTNLLALNAAIEAARAGDAGRGFAVVADEVRKLAEKTMNATKEVGQAISDIQQGTRTNIEGMDKAAAAVAEATARANTSGEVLQEILALAEQAADQVRSIATAAEQQSATSEEINRGVEDINRISAETSEVMNQSAQAVSELARMAAELNTVIDGMRTQAKDECLTD